A genomic window from Chanodichthys erythropterus isolate Z2021 chromosome 1, ASM2448905v1, whole genome shotgun sequence includes:
- the zic3 gene encoding zinc finger protein ZIC 3 → MTMLLDSAPQFPSLGVGGFGTPRHHELGNRDPGLGLSPFADSSHSAAFKISPVTHDIASSQTSAFTPQATGYAAALGHHHGGQVGSYAGGAFNSTRDFLFRNRGAGIGETAPPSAQHGIFAASAGSLHGPPGISDNPGHLLFPGLHDQSVSHTSPGGHVVNSQMHLGLRGDIFGRPDPYRPVASPRTDPYGTAQLHNYNHPINMNMGMNVPTHHGPGAFFRYMRQPIKQELSCKWIDENQMNRPKKTCDRTFSTMHEMVTHVSMEHVGGPEQSNHVCFWEDCPREGKSFKAKYKLVNHIRVHTGEKPFPCPFPGCGKIFARSENLKIHKRTHTGEKPFKCEFDGCDRRFANSSDRKKHMHVHTSDKPYICKVCDKSYTHPSSLRKHMKVHESQGSESSPAASSGYESSTPPVLVSANTEDPTKTPTSAVQNTSAHSDGLPPNFNEWYV, encoded by the exons ATGACTATGCTCCTTGATAGCGCTCCTCAGTTCCCGTCACTAGGAGTAGGGGGGTTCGGAACGCCTAGACACCATGAGTTGGGAAACCGAGACCCCGGGCTGGGGCTTAGTCCCTTCGCAGATTCATCTCACTCGGCTGCCTTCAAGATAAGTCCCGTTACTCACGATATCGCCTCAAGCCAGACATCAGCGTTCACCCCACAAGCTACTGGATACGCAGCCGCGCTCGGACACCACCATGGAGGACAAGTTGGTTCTTACGCCGGTGGAGCATTCAATTCGACCAGGGACTTTCTCTTCAGAAACAGGGGCGCAGGCATCGGAGAGACCGCACCACCGAGTGCCCAGCATGGAATCTTTGCCGCTTCTGCTGGGAGTCTACACGGCCCCCCCGGAATTTCGGACAACCCGGGACATCTGTTGTTTCCTGGACTTCACGACCAGAGCGTGAGCCACACTTCACCAGGAGGACATGTTGTAAACAGCCAAATGCACCTGGGTTTACGCGGGGACATTTTTGGCCGCCCAGATCCGTACCGACCTGTGGCGAGCCCTCGTACGGACCCTTACGGCACCGCTCAGCTCCATAACTACAACCACCCCATCAATATGAACATGGGGATGAACGTACCCACACACCACGGTCCGGGGGCCTTCTTCAGATACATGCGGCAGCCTATTAAGCAAGAATTGTCTTGTAAGTGGATAGATGAGAATCAGATGAACAGACCTAAAAAGACTTGTGACAGAACTTTCAGCACAATGCATGAAATGGTGACACATGTTTCGATGGAACACGTTGGCGGCCCAGAACAGAGTAATCATGTTTGCTTCTGGGAGGACTGCCCGAGAGAGGGAAAATCCTTTAAGGCCAAATACAAACTCGTGAACCACATCAGAGtgcacactggagagaaaccgtttCCTTGTCCGTTCCCCGGTTGTGGGAAAATTTTTGCAAGATCAGAAAAtcttaaaattcataaaagaaCTCACACAG GTGAGAAGCCATTTAAATGCGAGTTCGACGGCTGCGACAGGCGATTTGCGAACAGCAGCGACAGGAAAAAGCACATGCACGTGCACACATCTGACAAGCCATATATCTGCAAAGTGTGTGACAAGTCCTATACACACCCCAGCTCTCTCAGGAAACATATGAAG GTACACGAATCACAAGGCTCAGAGTCGTCTCCAGCTGCTAGTTCTGGATACGAGTCGTCCACGCCGCCAGTGCTGGTTTCTGCGAACACTGAAGACCCGACAAAAACACCCACGTCTGCGGTGCAAAATACATCTGCACACAGCGATGGACTACCGCCTAATTTTAACGAATGGTACGTTTGA
- the zic6 gene encoding zic family member 6, with protein MTSLSRFSGCPLSCVNPGESNTEPSVVLPPLAEEHMGHPTGSSLKLCPSQNLRDYHETRASAYVDHSVSHFPDTGYISHRLEPSPRGIIIGTNLSAAGMPPVTDQLAPRPNQHGNIGRYRDLHSYRDGRSHSFFSTYQEQAHGSSDATRDLSSQMMLGLPGDLLSRTHPYGQSVNGPRANSQQLVTQFLEFYKPLNMAMQRGGGDAFLRCSRQNPKHELVCKWSDGQEGTGKPPCARSFGTMYELVTHVTVEHVGGPEHSDYVCHWENCPRDRKPFKAKYKLVNHVRVHTGEKPFPCPFHGCEKVFARSENLKIHKRTHTGEKPFKCEFEGCNRRFANSSDRKKHSHVHSSDKPYTCKVRGCEKCYTHPSSLRKHMKLHCKAYIAKIGEDDEHLVEARSPEVAEQQDTPASTTVTRTMTTPSQETLSPETRNESTMRSRFHHTYENSLDYTAHRPQSLLDPLLLQRGSYRPESVQYSCNQPSHTFAPSHRTFTSNSPFQKSLVNGWYTCHSAVDTFSPKHCNSDL; from the exons ATGACAAGTCTGTCGCGGTTTAGTGGCTGCCCTCTTTCTTGCGTCAACCCTGGGGAGAGCAATACTGAACCCAGCGTGGTGCTGCCACCTTTGGCAGAGGAGCACATGGGGCACCCCACTGGCAGTTCCTTAAAACTCTGCCCCTCGCAAAATTTGCGAGACTACCACGAGACGAGGGCCAGTGCATATGTTGACCACTCGGTTAGCCATTTTCCAGACACTGGATACATCAGTCATCGCTTAGAACCCAGTCCTAGGGGCATTATCATTGGGACAAATCTGTCAGCAGCAGGCATGCCACCAGTAACTGATCAGCTGGCACCGAGACCTAACCAACATGGCAATATTGGTAGGTACCGTGACCTCCACAGCTATAGGGATGGCAGGAGCCACTCGTTCTTCAGCACGTATCAAGAGCAGGCCCATGGCTCGTCAGACGCAACTCGAGATCTCAGCAGCCAAATGATGTTGGGTCTTCCCGGAGATCTTCTCTCACGAACGCACCCGTATGGGCAGTCGGTCAATGGCCCCAGGGCCAACAGCCAGCAGCTAGTCACTCAGTTCTTGGAGTTCTATAAGCCTCTGAACATGGCCATGCAACGAGGAGGGGGTGACGCCTTCCTCAGGTGCTCCAGGCAGAACCCAAAGCACGAGCTGGTGTGCAAGTGGAGTGACGGCCAAGAAGGCACTGGCAAGCCGCCCTGCGCCAGGAGTTTTGGGACCATGTATGAGCTCGTCACCCATGTGACGGTTGAGCATGTCGGAGGACCGGAGCACTCTGACTACGTTTGTCACTGGGAGAACTGCCCAAGAGACAGAAAGCCCTTCAAAGCCAAATACAAGCTCGTCAACCACGTCAGAGtgcacactggagaaaagccctTTCCCTGCCCTTTTCATGGATGTGAAAAAGTTTTTGCCAGATCCGAAAACCTCAAGATACACAAGAGAACGCATACAg GTGAGAAACCGTTTAAATGTGAGTTTGAGGGCTGCAATCGGAGATTTGCAAACAGCAGTGACCGGAAGAAGCATTCTCACGTTCACTCCAGCGATAAACCCTACACGTGCAAGGTCAGAGGCTGTGAAAAATGTTACACACATCCCAGCTCCTTGCGTAAACACATGAAACTCCATTGCAAGGCCTACATTGCCAAAATCGGCGAAGACGACGAGCACCTTGTAGAAGCCAGGTCTCCTGAGGTGGCAGAACAGCAAGACACACCCGCCTCTACCACAGTGACGCGAACGATGACGACCCCCTCCCAAGAGACTCTGTCTCCTGAGACGCGAAATGAGTCGACTATGAGGTCACGTTTCCATCACACTTATGAAAACAGTTTGGACTATACGGCGCACAGGCCACAGTCCCTTTTGGACCCTCTGTTGCTACAACGGGGCAGTTACAGACCCGAATCTGTACAATACTCATGCAACCAACCAAGCCATACGTTCGCACCTAGCCATAGAACTTTTACGTCCAACTCACCTTTTCAAAAAAGTCTGGTAAATGGCTGGTACACATGTCATAGCGCCGTGGACACCTTTTCACCCAAACACTGTAACAGTGATTTATAA